The nucleotide window GGTAAGATGGGCTGAGGGAAGGTTTCCATGGTCTTTCGGCTGGCTTCGGGATCGGGGCGCCCCGGCGGCGCCCTGTCGTCGGCCGTTGGCCGCTCGGCCGGCCCAGCCCTGCTGGCCGACGACTAGTGATTCCGCTGCACGACGACATCCCGTCCGAACGGTTCCCGTTCGTGACCTACGGACTGATCGCGACCAACGTCCTGGCGTGGTTCGTAGAGTTGGCGCAAGGGCGGCACCTCGACGCGTTCTTCCGGGCCTGGGCAGTCGTGCCGGGACAACTCACGGGCGCGCTCCGGCCGGACTTCGCGCCCCCCGAGGCGCTCACGCCGCTCACCTCGATGTTCCTCCACGGCGGCTGGATGCACCTGATCGGCAACATGTGGTTCCTGTACATCTTCGGCGACAACGTCGAGGGCCGGATGGGCCACTTCCGGTACCTGCTCTTCTACCTGGCCGCGGGCCTGGCCGCCGCCGCCGCGCAGGTCGCCCTGGCCCCCGCTTCGCCCATCCCCATGGTCGGCGCCTCCGGGGCGATCGCGGGCGTGCTGGGCGCGTACATGGTCATGTTTCCGTACTCGCGGGTACTCACCCTGCTGACCCTCGGGTTCTACGTGACCACGGCCCGGGTGGCCGCTCCGTGGTTCCTCGGCATCTGGTTCGGCATCCAGGCCCTGTCGGGCCTGGCGGCCCTGGGCGTCAAGCAGGCCACCGGCGGTGTCGCGTGGTGGGCGCACATCGGCGGCTTCGCGATCGGCTTCCTCGCGGGCTGGTTCTTCCGGGGCGGTCGCGGCGGCCGCCGGGGGCGGCGCTGGGACTACTACTACGACCGGTTCGACAGAACTTAACCCGGAGATAACCCGCTTCCGCCCGGCGAGGGCCGATAACCTCCTCCAAGCAAGGAGAGAGCGAGAGCGTGCGTTGGTTGCTAGGGTGCCTGGGCCTGTCGGTCCTGCTGGGCTGCGGCCCGCAGGTCCCGGCTCCGCGCCTGGCGGCCGCCGCGACCGACTTCCGGGCCCTGACGGCGCCCCACGTCGCGCGGCCGCACACCACCAACAACCGGATCGCCCTCCATGCGGATCGCGCCGCCATGCCGGCCCTGCTGGCCATGCTGGAGGGCGCCAGACACTCCATCTGGATCGAGACGTTCGAGTTGCATGACGATCCGGCCGGCCGGAAGATCCTCGACACCCTGATCGCGAAGCACCAGGCCGGTGTCGCGGTGCGCGTGATCCTCGACGAGATTGGCAACCGCGCGGTCAAGTCCTCCGCCGTCAAGGTGCTGGAGGAAAACGGCGTGCCCGTGCTGTATTACGGCCCGTACCCGTACCGGGGCAAGGACGGCGTCGGCCTGAACATCACGCACCGCAAGCTCTACCTGGTGGACGGCGATCGCGGCATGACCGGCGGGATGAACCTGGGCGACAAGTACCTCGAGAAGGCCCACGACATGCTGTGGGCGCTCGAGGGAGAGGCCGCCTGGGCCCTCCACGAGGAGTTCGCGGCCGAGTGGTCGCGAGGCGGCGGGAAGCCGGCGCTCCAGGTGCCTGCGGCTCCGGTGGGGGCGTACGGCGCCGAGGCGGTCGCCATCGCGGTCACGAGCCCCCGCGAGCGCGGGCGGGAAGACGAGATCCGCCAGGTCCTCACCCGGGCGATCGACGAAGCGAAAGTGCGCGTCGATCTGGCCTATCCGTTCTTCTGGGACGACGATCTGCTGGAGCGCCTCTACGCGGCCGAACGCCGCGGCGTGCGGGTCCGGGTCGTCATCACGAAGCACGGCAAGGCGGCCATGACCAGGCTGAACCTCTACTCGGCCCGCCAGGGGATGCCCCGCGGCATCGAGTTCCACTGGTTCGAGGCCGCGTACGCGCACATCAAGTACTGCGCCATCGACGACGGCTTCCTGCTCATCGGATCGTCCAACGGCGACACCCTGACGTTCGAAAACAACCAGGAACTCGACCTCGTCCTGTCCAACCCGGCGACGGTCGCCGCCTTCCGCCGCGCCGTGAGCGACGCCGACTGGAACGCGACGTCGCCCGTGACTCCCGAGGACACCAAGCTGGGGTTCGTCAGCAGGCCCGTGCTGGGGCTGCTCGAATGGCTCGACGCCTACCTCTGAACCTCGGCGCCCGGCCGCCTACATGTACTTGTCGATGAGCTCGAGCAGCGAGTAGAGCGGCTTCTGCGAGGCGGGGATGTCGATGTCCTTGGGCGACAGGTCGACGCCGCCCGCCCAGTCGGGATCGCTGATGCGCGACCGGAAATTCGCCACGGTCTGCGGGTTGGTCAGCAGGAGGTCGAGTTCCTGGTTGTTGAAGAAGGTCAGGCCGTCGCCGTTGGACGATCCCACCTGCAGGAACGAGTTGTCGATCACGCAGTACTTGATGTGGGCGTAGGTCGCGTTCGAGTACCACTTGAAGTCGATGCCCTTGGGGATGGCGTTCTTGGCGGTCCAGCGATCCAGCTTGTTGGTCATGCTGTGGCTGAACTTGGTGAGGATCACGCGCACCTGCACGCCCCGCGCCTCGGCCTTGGCCAGGTGGTCGACCAGGGCATCGTCCCAGAAGAACGGGTAGCCGATGTCGATGCGGGTCTTGGCGTTGTCGACCGCCTTGAGCAGTACCTTGTGGATCTCCTGCTCGCGCCCGGCCTCGCGGGGGCTGGTGACGGCGATGCCGATGGGTTCGCTGCCATACGAGCCGGTCGGCGCGGGCGGCAAGTTGATCTTCGCCGTGCCCTTGCCCAGGCGCCAGTCGGTGGCGAACTCCTGGTGCAGGATGTGGGCGGCCTCGCCCTCGACCATCCACAGCATGTCGTGGTCGCGCACGAAGTAGTCGTCGCCGAGGTTCATGCCGCCGGTCATGCCGCGATCGCCGTCCACCAGGTACAGCTTGCGGTGGGTGATGTTGAGGCCCTTCTCGCCGGCCCGCCAGTACGGGAACGGGCCGTACACGACCGTCGGGACGCCATGATCGATGAGCCGCTGGTAGGTCTTCGAGCCGGCGCTCTTGGTGCCGATACGGTCCACGATGACCCGCACCTCGAGGCCGGCCTTGTGCTTGGCGATCAGCCGATCGGCGATGGTGATCGCCGACTGGTCGTCATGCAGTTCGAAGGTCTCGAAGTAGACCGACCGCTTCGCCTTGTCGATCATGTCGAGCACCATCGGCAGGGCCTGGCGATCGGGGTACAGGGCAATTTTGTTGTTCCACGTGGTGGGGCGGGCGGCGTTGGGGGCGAGTTGGGCCTGGAACGCCTTGGCGCGCAGCATGTCGTCGGCCGACATCGCGGACTGGCCGCCGGCGAGCAGCGGCATACCGGTCGGGGCGCGGCCACCGCAGCCGGCCAGCGCGATCAGGGCGGTGGTAACCGCCGCGACTCCGGCGATCCGATTGAACCAGGCCTTCAATGTCCTCTCCTCTTGTGCCGTTAAGATGGCGTAAATCAGGGGGTAAGATTGCGTCATCCAAATAGCGTTTACCCGGCGGAGAGGGCCCAGGATAAGGTATGGATAAGAATTGACAGAGGTTTTAAGGGCTCTTAACGCCTTATGTCCGGCTTGCGGTTTCCTTAACCTGGCGATAACCAGAGAGCCGTGCCGGCGACCTTGCATGACTTGAATGGCCTGCCTAGACTCGGCACGCGCACGGACCTGTCGGGCGAGGCTAGCTGCTGCCGCACCGTGGGTGGCGCTGCGGCGGCCGCCGGTTGCCTGGTGCTACCAGCAAGCGTCCCCGAAATGCGCGCGAATGAGACGATCTCTCGTGATGAGTCGGGTTCCGAGAATAGCCGCCGTTGCAACGATGAGCCTATCGAACGGATCCCGGGTCCAGCTCAGGTCGATCGCCGCCATCGCGAGGTCCAGGATGGGGCAGTCAGCCGGTTGCACCTCGAGCCTGCCGAGCAAATCTCCCCAGATTCGCAGGGGAGCCACGTTAAGCTTTCCCACCTCGAACAGGTAGCCCAGCTCCAGCAGAGCGACCGGCGAACAGAGGAGCGTCGCGCGTTCTATCAAACCCTGAGATTCCGGGCCGAATGCGCCTGGGCGATTTTCCCAGAAGGCAACCGCCGCATGAGTGTCGAGCAGGGCTTTCACGGCAAGTCACCCGGCTCGTACTCGAACCGGGTTTCGACGAGTTCGTCGAAGGTGCAGTTGAGGGCATTCCGGAAGGGGCGATCCAGGCGAGAGGTCCGAGGGAACTGCACTGGAACCAGCATGAGCCTCCGGCCTCCCCGATCGATCTCGCACGGTTCGCCGGTCGCGAGTACTTGATCGAGGATCTCGAAGAGGTGCGCCCGGAGTTCGGTCGGCTTGACGATCCTGGGCATGGACTCAACTCCTATGTACAGAGTTACCATGGCACAGGTACATACCGCTTGGCAAGGTGTCGAGCAGCCCGACGACCGCTTCTACCGGGCTCGGCCCGGCGCTCCGGCACGACCAGCAGGCCGGCCAGCGCAGACACCGGCGCGGCGCGGGCCGCCGCTCACAAAGGCATCTCACGATTCGGTGAGGCACGCAACACTGCAGCCGCGCCCGCCGATAGATCAAGCGGAATCCTTCCCGCGGGGCCGCGGGGGATACGGGGTGAGCGCAGCCAGGGCGTGCGCAACAGGGTGGATCGCCACGAGTGTGGCGACAGCGAGCGAGGGAATTGGGGATGGAAGGGATCGTCAGGCAGGGGCAGGCGCGCCTGTCGGCCGCGGGCAGAGCGACTGCCGCGGGTCGGGAAGGCGCGAGAATCTTCGCGTCGGACCGGGATCGCTACGACTCGCCCGGCAGTTTCCGGAGCGATGGCGAGCAAAGCAGTCGGCGGAGCGGCCCCAATACGGTCCCGTGACGGCCCGCTCCGCCCGCGAGGTCTTCGATCGCATTGTCGACGGCTGGAAGTACCATGGCAGGAAGTATGACTGGGACTGGATGGACTCTTCCCAGCTGATGTTCCAGAGCCCGGATGGCAAGTCGCACAAGGGGCCAGCTTGGCTACCAGGACCTGGCGATCCGCAAGGCCTGGGAGCGGACGCTGACCCGCGAGCCGGACGCCGCCTTCCCCGAAGCGCGACCTCGTCAAAGATTCGCTTGTGCCTGGTGACGGCCCGCGCCCGGCGCGCTGGGGGTCCATCCGGCTCGGATTTCACGACCGCCTTGCGATCCTTGCCCTGGTCGTCCTGGCACTCGCGTTGGACGCTCCGGAAAGACGACCCTTCACCCGTCCTTGGTGCGGGGGCCGCAAGGGCCGGCCGGCGAGAAGGGAAGACCAGAGCAGGAGACACGAGGAGGAGGCGACATGGCGATCGGAGCCACTGCTGCCACGGCAGCCCCGAGGGTCAGGGCCGCGGCAATCTTGCGCGACGGCAACCCGCCGGCCGGGATGCCGGCCGATAGTATCAACTTTGGCGCGCAAGTACGCTACGAGGACCGGCGCAGCACGGCGCAGGTCGTGGCACCGCCGGTGATCATCACCGCGGGCGCCCTGAGCGCCATCTACGGATTCTTCGCCACCAGGCTCTGGCCCCTGGGCGTGGGCATCACGGTTCTCGTCGGCGGCATTGCGCTTGGCAAGGCGTTCGGCCGCCAGAAGAACGTTCCCGTCAACCGGTAGGTTGGACAGTCGCAACACGGCTCGCGGCGCATCAGCCGGTCAGGCCGCGTCCCCGCGTTTGGTGGCCTTGTTGATGTCGGCCTGGAAGCCGTCGCCAGCGATCTCAAGCGGCCACCGCCGAGATCGGTGAGATCCCTCAGTGCGTAGGTGAGTGCTACCGGGAAACCGGCTTGGTCAAGGTCGCCAACGCTCTCGCGGTGCGGTAGACGGGATCGTAGAGGACGAGGCCCAGTACGGCGAACGGCGCCAGCGCCTTCTCGCCGACAGAGAGTTCCTTCCATTCCTTCTCAAGCAGCGACCGCTTGCGTTTCGACTTCTTGCGCGTGGCCGCACTGGCCGCTGTGCTGATGGCCACCGAATCGCCGCCAAGCGTTTCGGCCGGCACTGCCGCTTTGGTCGGCGCTCCGTGACCGTCGGCCGTCCGGGCCGCCGCCGCGGCTACCTTGCTTCCGCTTGACGCAATCGAGATGCTATCCATGGTTCCAAACCCTTCCTCCTGCACTCATTCTCCAACTTCTCCTCTCGTGTCGAGTTCAGCCGACCTTGCGCAAGATAACGATTTGGTGACCTTCGGATCCGCAGGGTGGCAGACCAACCATTGATGGACGCCACTCCGATGCATTTTCTCGGGCGACAGCCCCAACCTGGCGACAGCCTCGAGGATCGCCGTTGATCCTCTACGTGGACGCAAGCACGCTGCCAAAACGCGACATTGAAGAGGCCGGCTCCGCGGGGGTGGCACAGTGGCTGGCCAGCGCAGAACTGGTCGTCACTTGCCGCGTCGCTTATGCCGAGGCCATAGCGGGACTGTCCCGCCGCGACCGGGAGGGCGCGCCCGCCGGTCAGCTTGGCTCGACCCCCAGCTCGCGCATCCACGCGACCCACTCCTCCTCGGAGAGGATGCGGATGCCGGCGTCCTGGGCCTTCTTGAGCTTGCTGCCGGCCCTTTCGCCCGCCACGACCTCGGTGGTGCGCTTGGTGACGCTGTCGGCGCTCCGGGCGCCCAGGCGTTCGACCACGGCGCGAGCGGCGTCGCGGCTCATGGTGGCCAGGCCGCCGGTGAAGACGAATTCGTGGCCCCCGAGCGGCCCTTCTCCGGCCGGCCGGGAGCCGGCCAGTTGCAGGCCCGCGGCCCGCAGCTTCTCGATGACGGCCAGGTTATGGGCCTCGCCGAAGAAGTTGCAGACTTCGCGGGCGATTTCCGGGCCGATGGTGGGGATCTCCTGCAGCCGCTCGGGCGCGGCCGCCGCCAGGGCGTCAACCGTGCCGAACTCGGCGGCCAGGAGGCGCGCCGTGACCTCGCCCACCTCCGGAATGCCCAGGCCGTAGAGCACGCGCTCGAAGGGCTGCGTCCTGCTCGCGGCCAGGGCTTCGAGCAAGTTGTCGGCCGACTTGGCCGCGAAGCGCTCCAGGCTCATCCAGTCCTCGCGGGTAAGGCGATAGATGTCGGCGAGATCGGCGACCATGC belongs to Candidatus Tanganyikabacteria bacterium and includes:
- a CDS encoding PIN domain-containing protein, with the protein product MKALLDTHAAVAFWENRPGAFGPESQGLIERATLLCSPVALLELGYLFEVGKLNVAPLRIWGDLLGRLEVQPADCPILDLAMAAIDLSWTRDPFDRLIVATAAILGTRLITRDRLIRAHFGDACW
- a CDS encoding type II toxin-antitoxin system Phd/YefM family antitoxin, with amino-acid sequence MPRIVKPTELRAHLFEILDQVLATGEPCEIDRGGRRLMLVPVQFPRTSRLDRPFRNALNCTFDELVETRFEYEPGDLP
- a CDS encoding rhomboid family intramembrane serine protease translates to MIPLHDDIPSERFPFVTYGLIATNVLAWFVELAQGRHLDAFFRAWAVVPGQLTGALRPDFAPPEALTPLTSMFLHGGWMHLIGNMWFLYIFGDNVEGRMGHFRYLLFYLAAGLAAAAAQVALAPASPIPMVGASGAIAGVLGAYMVMFPYSRVLTLLTLGFYVTTARVAAPWFLGIWFGIQALSGLAALGVKQATGGVAWWAHIGGFAIGFLAGWFFRGGRGGRRGRRWDYYYDRFDRT
- a CDS encoding phosphatidylserine/phosphatidylglycerophosphate/cardiolipin synthase family protein, with protein sequence MRWLLGCLGLSVLLGCGPQVPAPRLAAAATDFRALTAPHVARPHTTNNRIALHADRAAMPALLAMLEGARHSIWIETFELHDDPAGRKILDTLIAKHQAGVAVRVILDEIGNRAVKSSAVKVLEENGVPVLYYGPYPYRGKDGVGLNITHRKLYLVDGDRGMTGGMNLGDKYLEKAHDMLWALEGEAAWALHEEFAAEWSRGGGKPALQVPAAPVGAYGAEAVAIAVTSPRERGREDEIRQVLTRAIDEAKVRVDLAYPFFWDDDLLERLYAAERRGVRVRVVITKHGKAAMTRLNLYSARQGMPRGIEFHWFEAAYAHIKYCAIDDGFLLIGSSNGDTLTFENNQELDLVLSNPATVAAFRRAVSDADWNATSPVTPEDTKLGFVSRPVLGLLEWLDAYL
- a CDS encoding phosphatidylserine/phosphatidylglycerophosphate/cardiolipin synthase family protein, with protein sequence MKAWFNRIAGVAAVTTALIALAGCGGRAPTGMPLLAGGQSAMSADDMLRAKAFQAQLAPNAARPTTWNNKIALYPDRQALPMVLDMIDKAKRSVYFETFELHDDQSAITIADRLIAKHKAGLEVRVIVDRIGTKSAGSKTYQRLIDHGVPTVVYGPFPYWRAGEKGLNITHRKLYLVDGDRGMTGGMNLGDDYFVRDHDMLWMVEGEAAHILHQEFATDWRLGKGTAKINLPPAPTGSYGSEPIGIAVTSPREAGREQEIHKVLLKAVDNAKTRIDIGYPFFWDDALVDHLAKAEARGVQVRVILTKFSHSMTNKLDRWTAKNAIPKGIDFKWYSNATYAHIKYCVIDNSFLQVGSSNGDGLTFFNNQELDLLLTNPQTVANFRSRISDPDWAGGVDLSPKDIDIPASQKPLYSLLELIDKYM